Proteins encoded by one window of Molothrus ater isolate BHLD 08-10-18 breed brown headed cowbird chromosome 12, BPBGC_Mater_1.1, whole genome shotgun sequence:
- the SETD6 gene encoding N-lysine methyltransferase SETD6: MASAPKRFKAAVESGAQENSSADPLSAFLAWCGRAGVELNPKVRLSREGAVAGYGMLAAEELEAGEVLFTIPRTALLSQHTTSIHALLQEAQESLQSQSGWVPLLLALLHEYTASSSHWQPYFSLWQDFRSLDHPMFWPQEERTRLLQGTGIPEAVDKDLVNIQLEYNSIILPFMETHPDIFDPKLHTLELYKELVAFVMAYSFQEPLEEEEEDEKGPNPPMMVPVADILNHVANHNANLEYSPHCLRMVTTQPVKKGQEIFNTYGQMANWQLLHMYGFAEPYPGNSHDTADIQMVTLRRAALQRAKSEAQQQLVSEQWDFLCQLEMVGEEGAFVLGWDEVLTEEELSMTLKVLCMSEEEFKEYKEQDGWEDDSDEEENSTLSNEALSRLKTPCKKLLYDSVLLTLESYGADLKAEQDLLNNKEAYEKLSRREQQALHVRYGQKRILHQLLELVQ, encoded by the exons ATGGCGTCTGCGCCCAAGAGGTTCAAG GCGGCGGTCGAGAGCGGCGCGCAGGAGAACAGTAGTGCCGACCCCCTCTCCGCGTTTTTGGCGTGGTGCGGGCGGGCCGGGGTGGAGCTGAACCCCAAG GTGcgcctgagcagggagggcgCGGTGGCGGGGTACGGGATGCTGGCCGCCGAGGAGCTGGAGGCGGGAGAGGTGCTGTTCACCATCCCTCGCACGGcgctgctgtcccagcacaccACCTCCATCCACGCACTCCTGCAGGAAG CCCAGgagtccctgcagagccagtcTGGTTGGGTCCCTCTCCTGCTGGCCTTGCTCCACGAGtacacagccagcagctcccactggcaGCCGTATTTCTCCCTCTGGCAGGACTTCCGGAGCCTGGACCACCCCATGTTCTG GCCTCAAGAAGAGCGAACAaggctcctgcagggcacaggcatCCCAGAAGCTGTGGACAAGGATCTAGTTAACATCCAGCTGGAGTACAACTCCATCATCTTGCCTTTCATGGAGACCCACCCTGACATCTTTGACCCCAAACTGCACACTCTGGAGTTGTATAAGGAGCTGGTGGCATTTGTCATGGCTTACAG CTTTCAGGAAcctttggaggaggaggaagaagatgagAAGGGGCCCAATCCTCCCATGATGGTGCCTGTAGCAGATATTTTGAATCATGTGGCCAACCACAATGCCAACCTGGAATACTCTCCT CACTGTCTGAGGATGGTTACAACACAGCCAGTGAAGAAAGGACAGGAGATCTTCAACACCTATGGGCAGATGGCCaactggcagctgctgcacatgTACGGCTTTGCAGAGCCCTACCCCGGCAACAGCCACGACACTGCCGACATCCAGATGGTGACACTGCGCAGGGCAGCGCTGCAGC GAGCCAAAAGCGAAGCGCAGCAGCAGCTGGTCTCAGAGCAGTGGGACTTCTTGTGCCAGCTGGAGATGGTGGGGGAGGAAGGTGCCTTTGTGCTTGGCTGGGATGAGGTGCTGACAGAGGAAGAGCTGTCCATGACCCTCAAG GTGCTCTGCATGTCAGAAGAAGAATTCAAGGAGTATAAGGAGCAAGATGGCTGGGAAGATGACAGTGATGAAGAGGAAAACTCTACCCTTTCAAATGAGGCCCTCTCCAGACTTAAAACCCCTTGCAAGAAGCTCCTTTATGACAGTGTGCTGCTCACCCTGGAGTCCTATGGGGCAGAcctgaaagcagagcaggacttGCTAAATAACAAGGAGGCTTATGAGAAACTGAGTCgaagggagcagcaggctctgcatGTGCGCTATGGACAGAAGAGGATCTTGCACCAGCTGCTAGAGCTGGTACAATAG
- the LOC118691201 gene encoding SNF-related serine/threonine-protein kinase-like — translation MAGAQGCGEAKIAGLYDLERTLGKGHFAVVKLARHVFTGQRVAVKVIDKSKLAGEAAGQLLQEVRCMKLVQHPNVVRLYEVIDTHAKLYLILELGDGGDMFDHIMRHEGGLAEPRAKHYFAQIVHAISYCHKLHVVHRDLKPENVVFFQEQGVVKLTDFGFSNRFQPGKMLTTSCGSLAYSAPEILLGDEYDAPAVDIWSLGVILYMLVCGHPPFQEANDSETLTMIMDCRYTIPPHVSAQCADLISRMLQRDPKQRASLEQIEGHAWLQGVDPSPASRSLLPLTSHKRVSEEEHEIILQAMVCGNIADRDTIQEALEADRYNHITATYFLLAERMLREKQEKQGHRLSLVYNLAKEVQSRPNLSDTFGSAGSTGSLLPFTEIGGLAGASRLPPGGDIGGRQPTGTLLKVPAVDTTITKSTPALQQICEEEEEDDEEEERPSAMERKSSSLNQEQMRAFLRAHRPPGRGEVWGPGVELGGRGGRSGMAWAGKGVSGGRGPPMLRGNGGESLRREEDAESGGSSAEFPKERGAILSPQSSSAEVPQVLGAETSPATLPSPADTSPGQGEQISPAQQSVESSGPEGGAESVIKLDPGKSKGGSLRDRLLQFPLCEKALAFKLRPGSKESLLSLGQFNCCHVI, via the exons ATGGCCGGGGCGCAGGGCTGCGGCGAGGCCAAGATCGCGGGGCTGTACGACCTGGAGCGCACGCTGGGCAAGGGCCACTTTGCCGTGGTGAAGCTGGCCCGGCACGTCTTCACTGGGCAGCGCGTGGCCGTCAAGGTGATCGACAAGAGCAAGCTGGCGGGGGAGGcggcagggcagctcctgcaggaggtgCGCTGCATGAAGCTGGTGCAGCACCCCAACGTGGTGCGCCTCTACGAGGTCATCGACACCCACGCCAAGCTCTACCTCATCCTGGAGCTGGGTGACGGTGGGGACATGTTTGACCACATCATGCGGCACGAGGGTGGCCTGGCCGAGCCGCGGGCCAAGCACTACTTTGCCCAGATCGTCCATGCCATCTCCTATTGCCACAAGCTCCATGTGGTGCACCGTGACCTCAAGCCCGAGAACGTGGTCTTCTTCCAGGAGCAAGGGGTGGTCAAACTCACCGACTTTGGCTTCAGCAACCGCTTCCAGCCCGGCAAGATGCTCACCACCAGCTGCGGCTCCCTGGCCTACTCGGCACCAGAGATCCTGCTTGGGGATGAGTACGATGCCCCAGCTGTTG aCATCTGGAGCCTGGGAGTCATTCTCTACATGCTGGTGTGTGGCCACCCCCCCTTCCAGGAGGCCAACGACAGCGAGACCCTCACCATGATCATGGACTGCCGCTACACCATCCCCCCGCACGTCTCGGCACAGTGCGCTGA TCTCATCTCCAGGATGCTGCAGCGGGACCCGAAGCAGCGAGCGTCCCTGGAGCAGATCGAGGGCCACGCGTGGCTGCAGGGGGTGGACCCGTCCCCTGCCAGccgctccctgctgcccctcaccTCCCACAAGCGCGTGTCTGAGGAGGAGCACGAGATCATCCTCCAGGCCATGGTGTGCGGGAACATCGCGGATCGGGACACCATCCAGGA GGCGCTGGAAGCCGACCGCTACAACCACATCACGGCCACCTATTTCCTGCTGGCAGAGAGGATGCTGCgggagaagcaggagaagcagggcCACCGCCTCAGTCTCGTTTACAACCTGGCCAAGGAGGTTCAGAGCAG GCCCAACTTATCAGACACATTTGGCTCTGCgggcagcactggcagcctCCTGCCCTTCACGGAGATAGGTGGCCTCGCCGGGGCGTCCCGGCTGCCCCCTGGAGGGGACATCGGCGGCCGGCAGCCCACAGGGACCCTGCTGAAGGTCCCTGCCGTTGACACCACCATCACCAAGAGCACCCCGGCCCTGCAGCAGAtctgtgaggaggaagaggaggacgacgaggaggaggagaggccCAGCGCAATGGAGAGGAAGAGCAGCTCTCTGAACCAGGAGCAGATGCGAGCCTTCCTGCGCGCCCaccgcccgcccggccgcggGGAGGTCTGGGGGCCGGGGGTGGAGCTGGGGGGCCGGGGAGGGCGCTCGGGGAtggcctgggctgggaagggagtGAGTGGGGGCCGGGGTCCCCCCATGCTGCGGGGAAATGGAGGTGAGTCCCTAAGGAGGGAGGAGGACGCAGAGTCTGGGGGCTCCTCAGCAGAGTTCCCCAAGGAAAGGGGAGCCATCCTgtcaccccagagcagctcagctgaagTTCCCCAGGTACTGGGGGCAGAGACAAGTCCTGCCACCCTCCCAAGTCCTGCAGACAcgtccccagggcagggggagcagatCAGCCCGGCCCAGCAGTCGGTGGAGAGCTCAGGCCCTGAAGGGGGCGCAGAGAGTGTGATCAAGCTGGACCCGGGCAAGAGCAAGGGGGGCAGCCTGCGGGACAGGCTCCTGCAGTTCCCGCTCTGCGAGAAAGCCCTGGCCTTCAAACTGCGGCCGGGCTCCAAGGAGAGCCTCTTGTCACTGGGGCAGTTCAACTGCTGCCATGTCATTTAA
- the AGRP gene encoding agouti-related protein has translation MLNVLLLCCGLLQGIQAVLDLRTADLSCGHVQKASGGLERVDRARQASLQRKGKEASAEPAGTLPRLGFEQMALGVQEADGDLVQRGSLLEPQASSTELQAEGREERSPRRCVRLLESCLGHQIPCCDPCATCYCRFFNAFCYCRKISTSFPCGKN, from the exons ATGCTGAacgtgctgctgctgtgctgtgggctgctgcaggggatccaggctgtgctggatctCAGGACTGCTGACCTCAGCTGTGGCCACGTGCAGAAGGCGAGCGGCGGGCTGGAGCGGGTGGACAGAGCCCGCCAGGCCAGCCTGCAGCGCAAGGGCAAGGAGGCGTCTGCGGAGCCGGCAG GAACTCTCCCAAGGCTGGGGTTTGAGCAGATGGCCTTGGGGGTCCAAGAAGCTGATGGTGACCTTGTGCAGAGAGGCAGCCTGCTGGAACCACAG GCATCATCCACAGAGCTGCAAGCTGAGGGCCGTGAGGAGCGCTCCCCCCGCCGCTGTGTCCGTCTCCTGGAGTCCTGCCTGGGCCACCAGATCCCCTGCTGTGACCCCTGTGCCACCTGCTACTGCCGCTTCTTCAATGCCTTTTGCTACTGCAGGAAAATCAGcaccagcttcccctgcggCAAGAACTAg